Below is a window of Longimicrobium terrae DNA.
CCGTCGCCGTGCGCGACATAGACCAGCGCCTGCGCGAACAGAGCCTCTTTCACTGCTCGCTGGCCGAGGCGGTTGAACTTCACCGCGGTGCGCCGATCGCGCGGCCCAAGGAGGAGCGGGAGCGGCGGATCGCCGGCCGTGACCGCGCCGTCCGCCGCTGCTTCCAACTGCTGTCAGAACTGAAGATCTCGACCGAAGCATTCACCCGCGTCGCCACCTGGATGAACGCCGCGGAATCGGAGATGCGCGCCGACGCCACACGCTGGGGTGAGGCGGCGCTGGTGGATGGCATCCGCGCCGTGGCTCTCGCATTCCACCGTCTCCCGGCGCCCGGCAGTCCGCCCATCTACCTGGCGGAACTCGCGAACGAGGTCACCGGCGGCTCGCACGGGCTGGATGTCGGCAAGCCCGAGCACGCGCTGCTGATCCGCGCGCTGGCCTTCACCTTTCCCGAAGCCGCCGCGGGCGAGGAACGCGGATCCGCCGCGTGGAAGCTGAATCTGCTTTCCGCGGCCGGCATCGCGCGCGACCCCATCTCCGTGCGCGTGGACACCTTCGGGCTCGACGGGGATACGCCGTACCTTCGAGAGTTGCGGCGGGAGGGAATCGACCGGCCGTTCACGCTCAACACGCTGGGCGAAATTGGCGGCGACGTTCGGGCGTGGAGGAACGTCGCGTTCGTGGTGGAGAACCCGACGGTGCTGGCGGCACTCATCAAGCATGTGCGCCCGTGGATTCCGGATCGTCACCCCACCCTCATCTGCACCAACGGCAACCTGAACCTGGCAGACAAGGCGCTGCTGGACGCGCTGGTGCAGCGGGGCGCGCACCTGTTCTACGGCGGGGACTTCGACGCCAGGGGGCTGGAGATCGCGGCGCAGGTGCTGGCGCGCTACCCCGGCGCAGCCAGCACCTGGCGCATGAGCGTGGACGACTATCGCGACGCGTTGAGGACGGAAGGCCACACGCTTCCCCCCGGCGCCGTGGACCGCGCCGCGCGCACCTTCCCCGCCCTCACCGCCGAGATCGCCGCCCGCGGCCAGGCCGCCCATCAGGAGGGCCTGATCCCCGCCCTCACTCGCGACCTCAGCCGCTTCGTGCTGGAGGGCGTCGCGCCAAAGATTTCCCAGCTACTCATCTCAGACGCAACCGAATTACAATCTTCCTTGGCACCTTCGGAGTAGCTGTAGAAAGGGGTAACTACTACTCAGCCATTTCCGTTTCTCGGCCTGACAGGGCGCTCAGGTTTGAGCAACCCTTTATCTCTGCCCCAGTTCTCCACTTTGCGCTTCCAAGCACGCGCACGCGAAAAGCGTTTGCTGGTGCTCTTTTCGCCGAACTGTCGCGCAAGCGGGATCATGTCGAGTTCGCCGTATTCTGCAGTTGACGCATGAACCAACGCATTCCAGCGCCCTAAGACATCATCATCGATTACGTCACTGATTTCGCATTTATCGAGCAGCATGCCGTGTGAACCACTATACCACTTGGACACGTAGTGCTCGCTATCGGCGTCGTTCATGATCAACAGGAAATCGTACCGGAAATCCGGAGTGACACTCGGATCATCTGAAGACACATATCGAACATCCACTCCGACTTTGCTCATCCAATTCATCACCTGCAGGTACTGTGGACTTGGTTTCTCGTCAGAGTGAATGAAAATCCGGATTACGATTCCTCCAGCCTTGATGAAGTCTTCTTGAAGCTGCTTCAGTGTGTGGGCATTATTCCGTTCACGAAGCGACCAGAGGCTGATATCATTCGAGTGTGTAGTTCTGGCGATCAACCGGTGGTGGTCTGAGAATCCAAGCTTTCTCTGCTTTTCCAACAATAAGCGCCAGAACTCCTCATAAGCCGTCAGCGCTCCCTGTTCACCTTCTACAGCATAGCCCGTCGGGGTAACATAGAAGCTTTTGGCGTACTTTCGCAGAGTTCTAACACCCGCTTGGGCGACGTAAGGCTTTCGCCGCTGAAGCTCATACCGCGTCGTCGCAACGATACTGTTCAGCCTCAACATATCAATCACTTCTTGAGACATCTGCTCAAGCTCCTGCAGTCCTTCATCGGTGGCTTCCAATTTGGAATGAATCTCCAGAAGCAGCGCAATGGAAACCGACAGCATCGAAATGAAGATGCCGTAGGTGAGTGGTTCAAACCAATCGTTGTGCGCGTGAGTTTCTGTTAGTTCGGCATAGATAAGGCCGACGGCGAGGGAAAGGAGCATCCAAGATTTGTGAACATTGAATCGTTTCATCTTTATTCCCCATTGCTTGATCTTGACTAACATCAGCACATAAAGCATCTCAATGACCCAGACATGTTTAATCATGCGATCCAGCGGTGTCAATGAACAAGCGTCACGGTGTGCACACGGGACATGGTGTTCTTCGCCATCGTATCCGACAGCACGCAACACAGTGCGGGTTGTGCACGAAGCCTACGTAGCTGACGGCAACGGTCCAAAGCGTCAGAGGCTCGCGGTTTCGCACTCATCTCCCGTCGTCCTGCAGGGTTGATTGCGGGACTGCCAGTCTTGAGTAACGTCGCGAGACACGCACGGCTTATCCTGCTCAGGTCAGCCTCGGCTTCGATTTTGCCCCCAGCGTTGCACGTGCTGCAGTGCATCGTGCGGCGGAGCGCGGCCCCAGCGGGTCATCCGCCTCTCTTGCCCATCAACACCCACGACAGACACGACAATGCGGACAATCACCCCACGCTCCCTCTACGCTGTCGGCCTGCTGTCCGTTCTCAGCGCCTGCGGCGTCGACCGCACGCCTCCCGACACTGACTCCGGTTCGGGGGCCGAGGCGTCTCGCCCGGACCCCATCACGACGGTCGGTTCCGCTGGATCGAGCGTTCCGGCGTTCGTCACCGATTCCATGCCCGCGGGCGATTCGGCTCCGGCGGGCGGCGACTCGTCCGCGATCCGCAGCGTCTACACGTCGCTGGCGGAGAAGGATTGCCGCGTGACGGAGACGGACGACGAGGTGGGCGGCAGCACTTCGCGGTGCCCGGGAACCGCCGGGTACGCGCTCATGGTGCACGATTACGACGCGCGGATGTCGGTGGACATCGTGGCGCCGGGCGGCCGCGTGCTCCCGCTGCGCTACTCCGGCGTGATCACCGCCAACTTTTCCGCCGTGGGTGAGCGCGCCGAGTGGCGGATGCGAGGCGCGAATCCCATCGCACTGATCGTTCGGCTGAACGCCAACGAAGACCCGGAGGACCCGGCGCGCACGACATCCTACCTTGCCGTCGCCAAGATCACGCCCGGCGCCGCCTGCGTCACCGACCGCATCGCGCCCACCACTCCGAACGCCAACGAGGCCGCGCGGCAGGCGGCGGACCGGTCCGCGACGCGGCCCTGCATGCGAGACCTGGGAGAGCAGTAAGCCACGTAATGCCCGTCGCCCGCGGCTGAGATCCGGCACGGCGGCAGGCACTCCGGCCCCTCTCGCCGGGTTCACACGCATCATACACGGACGGCCGACATGAGACCGGGGCCGGCTGGTCGGCGGCTGCTCCGGATTCAGCCATCCCGCCGGATCGTGCGCCTTCCGCGCAACCGGGCACGACTTCCTTGACCGCCGCGTAAAACGCGACTATATATCGCACCTATACGTTAGTGCCGCCGGTTTTCATGCGTAAGGGTCTTTCAGAATGCGCAGGTTCGCTTGAATCCCTCCATATCCGTCCCAGACCAGCAGCGCCTGCACGAGGACAATGTCCGGAACGCGCGGCTGGGCATCAGAGCAGCTTGGCTGGGCATCGCTGCCGCAGTGCTGGGCATCGGT
It encodes the following:
- a CDS encoding DUF2399 domain-containing protein, with translation MRPDMHPDMRRDLLTLLRNPKLARLLDELHASLVRNGEPKGRVKVQSRDEADALQDLIGGKWIEPGLTVAVRDIDQRLREQSLFHCSLAEAVELHRGAPIARPKEERERRIAGRDRAVRRCFQLLSELKISTEAFTRVATWMNAAESEMRADATRWGEAALVDGIRAVALAFHRLPAPGSPPIYLAELANEVTGGSHGLDVGKPEHALLIRALAFTFPEAAAGEERGSAAWKLNLLSAAGIARDPISVRVDTFGLDGDTPYLRELRREGIDRPFTLNTLGEIGGDVRAWRNVAFVVENPTVLAALIKHVRPWIPDRHPTLICTNGNLNLADKALLDALVQRGAHLFYGGDFDARGLEIAAQVLARYPGAASTWRMSVDDYRDALRTEGHTLPPGAVDRAARTFPALTAEIAARGQAAHQEGLIPALTRDLSRFVLEGVAPKISQLLISDATELQSSLAPSE